The following DNA comes from Vicugna pacos chromosome 13, VicPac4, whole genome shotgun sequence.
ACCAAGAGAGCGAAACCAGAGAGGAGCAAGAAGCAGCAAACACCAGACCATTCTTTGACCGACTCCAGCATGGGCTCCTCCGCCATCTCTGTGAGCTTCCTCCTCTTTCTGGCATTTCAGCTCCCAGGGCAAATTGGAGCCAACCCCGTGTACAGCTCTGTGTCCAATGCAGACCTGATGGATTTCAAGGTAGGGCCAAGAAACGGGGCACAGTCTGGGACAAGGGGGCTTTGTGACACTGTGCCAGTCACTGAGACCTCTCCCTttccttgtgttttccttttgtaaaGAATTTGCTAGATCATTTGGAGAACAAGATGCCTTTAGAAGATGAGGGTGTCCCCCCACAAGTCCTAAGTGAGCAGAATGAGGAAGCTGGGGTCCCTCTCAGCCCTCTTTCTGAGGTGCCTCCCTGGACGGGAGAGGTCAACACAGTCCAGAGAGATGGGGGTGCCCTTGGGCGGGGCCCCTGGGAATCCTCCGATAGATCTGCCTTCCTGAAGAGCAAGCTGAGGGCATTGCTTGCTGCCCCTCGGAGCCTGCGGAGGTCCAGCTGCTTCGGGGGTAGGATGGACAGGATTGGAGCCCAGAGCGGACTGGGTTGCAACAGCTTCCGGGTAAGAGGAACTGGGGATGGAAGTGGAACGGGATGGAAGGAAATTGTGGTTTCACTGAGGCTGAAACCTTGTCAAAGGATACCACCAGGGGATATTTTCTGCAGGAAAGAGACCAGCAGAGAAGTTTACTCCCTTTGAAATTTCTGCCCCAATTGGGTGGGTGCCCCCTGAACCTCAGGACAATGACATTGTCCTCAGCTACAGCCTGCTGAGAAAATGCTAAGAAACAAAGAAGTTACTGCCATGAGCACTGGGAACTCAAAATGCTCATGGGGCCAAGTCACCTTCATACTACTGATTGGCAGTGTGCATTCCTCCCAGAATTGTCAGATCCCAAAGGATTGAAATTTATCAGGGTTGATTGTATTAGCTTCTAAGGAGCAACTTGTTTGCCAGCTCATGAAACTCAGAGGGTCATCAGTTTGGAGTGGGTA
Coding sequences within:
- the NPPA gene encoding natriuretic peptides A; this translates as MGSSAISVSFLLFLAFQLPGQIGANPVYSSVSNADLMDFKNLLDHLENKMPLEDEGVPPQVLSEQNEEAGVPLSPLSEVPPWTGEVNTVQRDGGALGRGPWESSDRSAFLKSKLRALLAAPRSLRRSSCFGGRMDRIGAQSGLGCNSFRYRR